In Dromaius novaehollandiae isolate bDroNov1 chromosome 2, bDroNov1.hap1, whole genome shotgun sequence, one DNA window encodes the following:
- the LOC135327376 gene encoding uncharacterized protein LOC135327376: protein MESPSLPLLQACREPPKGAWEAEVQAARATSLFPGVAEGSAPPWHFAQALVTHWPRHSGQQAAEGSPDRTWPAAAVSQQRPVTRPPKMGSKEWCGSGRSQVGRQHLRATWAGEVRGEEGKEGRQGLAQCAGGGASAPASGLYHRMLPTHPGPSGSAEQRVEEKPRRCDHQGSPECSVDRPCIHDEVQGSRLEGECERGVAISCQGKGCSRSFHLPCTSEHSCVTQFFKEFSSFCWEHRPEQAVQVHPDVETTCIICLEPVGDKISHNTMACPACKGTWFHRGCIRGQVVPDSRSCFHCPHCNNTWRFLPEMLKMGILVPSRTPAWEEDTGCEELYQRHSWCDASQCLSRQGRQQAEERGPWELLLCSSCASKGTHRRCSALGTGSDSWECDECAGLGPASTVESELAGAGTSTSSQPQLASSCSSPAPQSSSRSGQTGPD, encoded by the exons ATGGAGTCGCCAAGCCTGCCTCTACTTCAGGCCTGCAGGGAGCCACCAAAGGGAGCCTGGGAAGCAGAGGTACAGGCTGCGAGAGCAACCAGCCTCTTTCCTGGTGTAGCCGAGGGCTCGGCCCCGCCATGGCACTTTGCACAGGCCCTGGTAACACACTGGCCGCGTCACAGTGGACAGCAGGCAGCTGAGGGCTCTCCTGACCGTACTTGGCCCGCAGCAGCTGTGTCACAGCAGCGCCCTGTGACACGGCCACCCAAGATGGGCTCAAAAGAGTGGTGCGGCTCTGGAAGGTCCCaggttgggaggcagcacctccGAGCAACCTGGGCAGGTGAGGTGAGGggtgaggagggaaaggaggggaggcaggggctgGCCCAGTGTGCCGGGGGTGGAGCGAGTGCCCCTGCCTCAGGGCTCTATCATCGCATGCTGCCAACTCACCCTGGTCCCTCAGGGTCAGCAGAGCAGCGTGTGGAAGAGAAACCCCGGCGCTGCGATCACCAGGGCTCTCCAGAGTGCTCAGTCGACCGGCCTTGCATTCACGATGAAGTGCAAGGCTCCCGACTCGAGGGAGAATG TGAGAGGGGGGTGGCCATCAGCTGCCAGGGGAAGGGCTGCAGCCGCAGCTTCCATCTGCCCTGCACATCTGAGCACAGCTGCGTCACTCAGTTTTTCAAGGAGTTCAG CTCCTTCTGCTGGGAGCACCGCCCAGAGCAGGCAGTACAGGTGCATCCCGATGTGGAGACCACCTGCATCATCTGCCTGGAGCCCGTGGGTGACAAAATATCCCACAACACTATGGCGTGCCCAGCGTGCAAAGGCACCTGGTTCCACCGGGGCTGCATCCGG GGACAGGTAGTCCCTGACAGCAGGTCGTGCTTCCACTGCCCCCACTGCAATAATACGTGGAGATTTCTCccagaaatgttaaaaatgggCATCCTTGTCCCAA gcagaaCACCAGCCTGGGAGGAAGACACGGGCTGTGAAGAACTATACCAGAGGCACAGCTGGTgtgatgccagccagtgcctttCTAGGCAAGGCAGGCAGCAGGCGGAGGAGAGGGG gccctgggagctgctgctgtgctcctcctgTGCCTCCAAAGGGACTCATCGGcgctgctcagccctggggacTGGCAGCGACAGCTGGGAATGTGACGAGTGTGCCGGCCTGGGCCCTg CCTCCACTGTGGAGTCAGAGCTGGCCGGtgccggcaccagcaccagcagccagccACAATTGGCATCGTCTTGCAGCTCCccagctcctcagagcagcagccgGTCAGGCCAGACGGGGCCAGACTGA